CCGCCGCTGCGAGCAGGAAAGCGACAATCGCGAGCGGCGAACGCTTCATGTTCGCACTCCCATGCGCCGGTTGACGAATGTAGCGATCAGACCGATCAGGCTAACGAGAACCGCCGCCATCAACGCCGCTACAATCAGTGCCGCCCAGATTTGTACAGTCTGGCCGTAGTAGGACCCGGCAAGCAGCCGCGCGCCTATGCCGGCCACTGCGCCAGTCGGCAATTCTCCGACAATAGCGCCGACGAGACTGATGGCGACGGCGATCTTCATCGACGTGAAAAGATAGGGCATCGAGGCCGGCCAGCGCAGCTTCCAGAACACTTGCGCCTTCGAAGCATTATAGGTGCGCATCAGGTCGAGCTGCATGGTCTCGGGCGACCGCAGGCCTTTCACCATGCCGACGGCGACCGGAAAGAACGACAGGTAGGTCGAAATCATCGCCTTGGGCAGCAGTCCGGTAATATTTACAGCGTTGAGCACGACGATGATCATCGGCGCGATTGCGAGGATCGGCACAGTTTGTGACGTGATGATCCATGGCATCAGGCTCTTGTCCAGCGTGCGCGAATGGACGATGGCGATCGCCAGAAGGATGCCCAGCAGCGTTCCGAGGCCAAAGCCAAGCAGCGTCGATGAAAGCGTCACCCAGCCATGGTAGACCAGGCTGCGCTTGGATGTGGGGCTAATTTCGAAGACAGTCTTGCGGATTTCCGCCGCCACCTGATGCGGCGCTGGCAGGACCGGACGTTCCTGCGCCATGGTGTTCGCTATGAGCTGGCTTGTCGAAATGGTCGTATTTGCCCGCGCCGCCTGATCGCGCTCGAAGGGCGCATTGAGAGTGACGGTGAATACGTACCACAGTGCGAGAATGCCGATCAGCACGGTTCCCACAGGTAGAACAGTGTTGCGGACGAAATTCATAACGCCGTCTCCGAGCCAACCGGCTGCCAACGATAGAGAATGTCGGGCAGATTCTCCTCATTGTCACCATCGGTGCGCCGTACTTCCTTGAATCCCTCACGCTCATAGAATGCCTGCGCATCGCGGTTTGCGACGAATGTCCATAGTTCAACCGGACCGCCGGCCTCTTTCTTCGCATGATCGAGTAGTGCTTTGCCGACACCTGTGTGACGTTCGCTCGCGCGTACATAGAGCGCACTGACGGTGTGGTCCGGGGCCAGCGCTACCATTCCGGCAACGTGATTATCATTTTCGGCCACAAAGACCTGGAACCTCGAGAACACGGTGTCGCGATAAAACTCCGCGACATCTTCCTTCGGGTGGACGCGTGGCATCCATTTCGTCGCATCGATCCACTCGTTGACGATTTCTGCGCATTCGGACATGTCCCGCAGTTTGGCGGCCCGAATGATCATCATATGCCCCGTTGCAATGTCATAGATGCGCCTGGTCGTAGGAATGGCCGTGACGCAGGCCTTCGCGCACGCGGTGGGCGATTTCGAGGAACTCTGGCGATTCACGTATGTCGAGCGTGCGTTCCGAGCCGAGATTGCAGTCGATGACCTCGTGAATGCGTCCTGGACGCGGGCTCATTACAACGATCTTCGTGGACAGGAATACAGCCTCAGGAATGGAGTGGGTAACGAAGACCACTGTTTTCTGCGTCTTCGCCCAAAGCTTCAACAGCTCCTCGTTGAGGTGATCGCGGACAATCTCGTCGAGCGCACCAAAGGGCTCATCCATCAGAAGCAGGTGGGGATCAAAGGAGAGTGCGCGGGCGATGGAGGCACGCTGCTGCATACCGCCGGACAATTGCCATGGAAACTTTTTCTCAAAACCTGAAAGATTGACCAGTTCCAGATTCCTGGCGATGCGGTCCTTCCGTTCCGCCTTGGGCACGCCCATTACTTCCAGCGGCAGGGAAATATTGCCGCCGATCGTCCGCCAAGGGTAAAGCGCTGCTGCCTGGAAGACATAGCCATAGGCTCGCTTTTGCCGTGCCTCGGATGGTGTCATGCCGTTTACGGAGATCGAGCCGGATGTCGGCTGCTCAAGATCGGCGATTACGCGCAGCAGCGTGGTCTTGCCGCAGCCGGACGGGCCTATGAAGGAAACGAATTCACCGCCATCGACAGAAAGATTGATATTCGACAAAGCGTTGACGGGCCCGTCATTGGTCTCGAAGACCAGTGACAGGTCTTTGACGTCAATCACGGTTTTGGCCGCTTGTGGCATTGGCTTCGCCTTGGGTCGGAGGGTCACAACGGACATCAATCTATACGCCTGCCGGAATGTTTTTCGGATCGCGCTCTACTCTACGCGGAGCCGTCAATTCCTTCCAAGTGGAAAGCGCGCGGTTTTGCGAAGGATTGGCTTCGCGTTCAACGAAACGTCCGCTGCCAGTCGGCGCCAGTACTTCGCCGTCCTTGAAGGCGATGTTTCCGCGCGAGAGTGTCATGCGCGGCAGTCCGGTAACTTCAATGCCTTCGAAGACATTATAATCGATGGCCGATTTCTGGGTCTTTGCCGAGATGGTTTTTTTCGCTTTGGGATCCCAGACGACAATGTCTGCATCGGAGCCCGGGAGGATCGCGCCCTTGCGGGGATAGATGTTGAGTATCTGGGCAATATTCGTCGATGTCGCAGCCACAAACTCGTTCGGCGTCAGCCGCCCGGTAAGCACGCCTTTGGTCCACAGCACCGGCATGCGGTCTTCAAGCCCGCCCGTTCCGTTGGGAATCTTGGTGAAATCGCCGACACCGAAGCGCTTTTGTTCGGTCGTGAAAGCGCAGTGGTCCGTAGCGACGACTTGCAGGCTGCCGGAAGCCAGGCCAGCCCACAAACCGTTCTGATTGATCTTGTCCCGGAACGGCGGTGACATGACGCGACGCGCGGCATAATCCCAGTCTTCGTGTTTGTACTCGCTCTCGTCCAGAACCAGATGCTGGATCAGCGGCTCGCCATAAACGCGCATCCCCTTGGCACGAGCGCGGCGAATGGCTTCATGCGATTGTTCGCAGGATACATGCACGATATAGAGCGGCACTCCCGCTTGATCGGCGATCATGATCGCGCGGTTGGCGGCCTCGCCCTCGACTTCCGGCGGGCGTGAATAGGCGTGCGCCTCCGGTCCGTTGTTGCCTTCTGCCAGCAGCTTCTGCTGCAGGTGGGCGACCACGTCG
This is a stretch of genomic DNA from Phyllobacterium zundukense. It encodes these proteins:
- a CDS encoding ABC transporter permease, with product MNFVRNTVLPVGTVLIGILALWYVFTVTLNAPFERDQAARANTTISTSQLIANTMAQERPVLPAPHQVAAEIRKTVFEISPTSKRSLVYHGWVTLSSTLLGFGLGTLLGILLAIAIVHSRTLDKSLMPWIITSQTVPILAIAPMIIVVLNAVNITGLLPKAMISTYLSFFPVAVGMVKGLRSPETMQLDLMRTYNASKAQVFWKLRWPASMPYLFTSMKIAVAISLVGAIVGELPTGAVAGIGARLLAGSYYGQTVQIWAALIVAALMAAVLVSLIGLIATFVNRRMGVRT
- a CDS encoding GNAT family N-acetyltransferase, which encodes MMIIRAAKLRDMSECAEIVNEWIDATKWMPRVHPKEDVAEFYRDTVFSRFQVFVAENDNHVAGMVALAPDHTVSALYVRASERHTGVGKALLDHAKKEAGGPVELWTFVANRDAQAFYEREGFKEVRRTDGDNEENLPDILYRWQPVGSETAL
- a CDS encoding ABC transporter ATP-binding protein; this translates as MPQAAKTVIDVKDLSLVFETNDGPVNALSNINLSVDGGEFVSFIGPSGCGKTTLLRVIADLEQPTSGSISVNGMTPSEARQKRAYGYVFQAAALYPWRTIGGNISLPLEVMGVPKAERKDRIARNLELVNLSGFEKKFPWQLSGGMQQRASIARALSFDPHLLLMDEPFGALDEIVRDHLNEELLKLWAKTQKTVVFVTHSIPEAVFLSTKIVVMSPRPGRIHEVIDCNLGSERTLDIRESPEFLEIAHRVREGLRHGHSYDQAHL
- the hydA gene encoding dihydropyrimidinase; amino-acid sequence: MATKVIKGGTIIAADRTYKADVLIDGEIIAAIGADLSGDEIIDATGCYVMPGGIDPHTHLEMPFMGTYSTDDFDTGTAAALAGGTTMVVDFVLPGSDGLLVALQDWFQKAGKARTDYSFHMAITSWNKQVFDEMPKVVERGINTFKHFMAYKGALMVDDDEMFASFLRCGEIGAMPLVHAENGDVVAHLQQKLLAEGNNGPEAHAYSRPPEVEGEAANRAIMIADQAGVPLYIVHVSCEQSHEAIRRARAKGMRVYGEPLIQHLVLDESEYKHEDWDYAARRVMSPPFRDKINQNGLWAGLASGSLQVVATDHCAFTTEQKRFGVGDFTKIPNGTGGLEDRMPVLWTKGVLTGRLTPNEFVAATSTNIAQILNIYPRKGAILPGSDADIVVWDPKAKKTISAKTQKSAIDYNVFEGIEVTGLPRMTLSRGNIAFKDGEVLAPTGSGRFVEREANPSQNRALSTWKELTAPRRVERDPKNIPAGV